Below is a genomic region from Microbacterium galbinum.
TCCTTCGCCTCGCGGATGGCGTCGGCCATCGCGTCGAGCGACTCCTGGTAGTCGGAGATCAGGTGCGCTCCGTTGTCGCCCGAGAGCGGCAGAGCGCCGAGGCGCTGGTTCATCTCGACCAGCGGACCGAACCAGTCCGGCGCGTGGGGACGGAGGGTTCCGAAGTGCAGGTGCTCGCTGGTCGCGGCGATGTACTCGTTGATCTGGTCCTGCTTGCGGCGGCGGGCGCGCGGCAGTCGCGGGTTTCCGATCACGAGGAACAGGAAGACCCCGACGAACGGGATGAAGAAGATCGCCAGCAGCCAGGCCATCGCAGCCGTGGGGCGGCGGTTGCGCGGGATGACGATGATCGCCGTGATGCGGATGGTCAGATCGAGCACCACGAGGAACGCCGTGATCGCCCAGGCGACGCCCTCCGCGGTCATACTGCTCTCTTCCTGACGGACCTCACCGATGAAGGGTTCCGTCGCGCATCACCGTCCGGCGGTGTTCGCTTCACAGTAGCGGATGGGTGGGACAGTGCCTCAGGAGCGCGGGGGAAGACCGCGGGCCGCGCGCTCCTCCGCCTCGATCTGCGCGTGCACCTTGCGTTCGGTGCGGTCGAATCGCAGGATGCCGCGGAGCACCATGAAGAAGATGGCGCTGACCCCGAGGGTCGGAAGGATCGACCACGCGGCGGCGACCCAGAAGTTGTCCATACCCCCATGGTACGCGACCTCACTCCTCCTGCGCCGATCCGAAGGGCGGGGCAATCCCTCCACAGGCCCGGTTTTCCGGAACGGGCGGATGCCGCCACCGGGCACACTCGCCTCATGAACACCGTCCTCCGTGCCGCAGATTCCGCCGAGTTCCTCGGCATCGTCCCCCTCCTCGCCGGCTTCACGCCCCGACGCAGCATCGTCATGCTCCCCTTCCAGGGCTCCCGCGCCTACGGCGCGATGCGCATCGACCTTCCCCGCGACGACGTGCCGCTCGAGCACTACGCGGATACCGCGATCGGCCTCGTCTCACGCGTGGCCGCGATCGACGCGGTCGCCGTCGTCGCCTACGTCGACGAGGCGGCTCAGAGCACACCGGACGGGTGGGTCCTCCCCCACGCCGTCGCCCTCGACGAACTGCTCGGTTGCGCCGAGGACGCCGGCCTCCGCATCGTCGACGCGCTGTGCGTCACGCCCGGCGGATGGGCGAGCTACCTCGAAGAGGAACCTCTTCTGCATCCCGTCGAGCCGGTGCGCGCCGAGAGGGTGCCCGGCATCGGAGACGTCTCGGGCGATCAGAACTCCGGTGCCGTGCTCCCCGTCGCCGACCTCGCGCAGAAGGAGCGCGTCGGGCGGGCTCTGCGCGACCTCTCCGAACTGCTCGGGCGCCCGGCGTCGTCGCTGTCCGACGACGAGAACCCCGAGGCCCTGGCCGCCCTCGCGATCCTCGACGACGTGCCCGCGTTCTACGAGCAGCTGCTCGACTCCCGTGGCGATCTGCCGCCCTTCGCGGTCGCCGCACTGCTGTGGTGCCTCGAGCGCCCC
It encodes:
- a CDS encoding DUF4192 family protein, which translates into the protein MNTVLRAADSAEFLGIVPLLAGFTPRRSIVMLPFQGSRAYGAMRIDLPRDDVPLEHYADTAIGLVSRVAAIDAVAVVAYVDEAAQSTPDGWVLPHAVALDELLGCAEDAGLRIVDALCVTPGGWASYLEEEPLLHPVEPVRAERVPGIGDVSGDQNSGAVLPVADLAQKERVGRALRDLSELLGRPASSLSDDENPEALAALAILDDVPAFYEQLLDSRGDLPPFAVAALLWCLERPVYRDVALLQWASDHASGRRSLGAQLDFAQHGRSIPDELGDIFLGRGPTPDPDRLSFALDVVRTAASRAPRAARPAPLTAAAWLSWALGRSTHAAHYLDLVREIDPDYGLAALVGSMINAAVLPEWTFRRTAGRTT